One part of the Methylobacterium mesophilicum SR1.6/6 genome encodes these proteins:
- a CDS encoding integron, whose amino-acid sequence MASAPNSTASLMPSIASRFGLLLALMLPSVAVAETTPLNVPILMHGSIGDDACPENGRIVEVGPKPESFLPVQSGPGEAPFREIGRLHDGDMVVVCEKLGPWVGVVYGAALLGCRTTILVPVEQAYTGPCDHGWVMARNVNIDPK is encoded by the coding sequence ATGGCTTCGGCACCCAACAGCACTGCATCTCTGATGCCTTCGATAGCGTCGCGGTTTGGGCTGCTCCTCGCACTCATGCTGCCCAGCGTGGCCGTGGCGGAGACCACGCCCCTGAACGTGCCGATCCTGATGCACGGCTCGATCGGCGACGATGCTTGTCCTGAGAACGGGCGTATCGTCGAGGTCGGCCCGAAGCCCGAAAGCTTCCTGCCCGTGCAGAGCGGGCCGGGCGAAGCGCCTTTCCGCGAGATCGGGCGCCTGCACGACGGCGATATGGTTGTGGTCTGCGAGAAGCTTGGGCCATGGGTAGGTGTCGTCTACGGGGCGGCCCTACTCGGCTGCCGGACGACGATCCTTGTACCCGTCGAGCAGGCGTACACCGGTCCTTGTGATCACGGCTGGGTCATGGCCCGCAACGTGAACATCGATCCGAAGTAG